GTCAACAGACACCCCCTTACCTGTGTCTTGCACCCGAATTTGTACCGCATTTTCTAACCATTCCAAATAAATCTTGACTTGTCCGTGAGTTGGGGTAAACTTAATCGCATTCGACAAAAGATTCCAAACAATTTGCTGTAAGCGATCGCTATCCCCCTTAATCACAGTCTGACTCGGTTCTAAAAATGAGTCAATCTGAATGCTTTTGGCGTCAGCGGCGGGTTGTAAGGTATCAATTGCTGCGTTGATAATCTGCTGCAAGTCAACAGGGATAACAGTTAAGCGTAAGTTACCCCGAATAATCCGTGACACATCAAGCAAGTCATCAATAAGCTGGGCTTGAGACTTAGCATTGCGTTCAATTACTTCTAACGCCCGCTGTACTTTGTCTGGACTCAGTTGCTTTCTTCGCAAGAGTCCCGCCCATCCTAAAATCGCATTCAGGGGCGTTCTCAATTCATGGGATAGGGTGGCTAAAAATTCATCTTTTAAGCGATTCGCAGTTTCGGCTTCAGCCCGGGCGGCTTGTTCACTTTTGAGCAATTGAGTCCGTTCTGTTTCCGCTTGCTTGCGCTGGGTGACATCTTCAATCGCGCCCTCATAGTACATGACTTCGCCCTGAGAATTGCGAATAGCACGAGCATTGTAGCGTACCCAAATCATGGTATTATCACACCGACGCATCGGTATTTCCAAGTTTCGTACCACTCCTTCGCCGTCTATCTGACTCTGCCATAAACGATTGGCTTGGGTATCGACAAGGTGCTTGGATATATTTGTATCGAGCAAGGCTTGTACACTGGGATATCCTAACAGTTGCAACAGGGTTGGATTGGCTTCAATAATTTGACCCGTTGGTGTCATCCGGTAAAGTCCAATGGGTACGCTTTCAAAGAGTTGTTGATATCGTTGTTGCATCTCTTTGAAGGCTTGATGTTGCTTAGAGCGTTCCCAGGCTGCTCGCACGGCGGCGGCAAGACGAGTATAATGCTGAGGGGATTTAATAATATAATCGTCAAGTCCTGACTTCATCGCCTTAACAGCAATTTCTTCGTTTCCTGTCCCGGTAAACATGACTACAGGGCAATCTGGATACTGCTGCTTAACCTGGTTTAGTACGTTTAAACCATTGCTCCAACGCAAGCTATAATCAGTGACGACGATATCAAACTTTCGCTCGGCTAATACCTGTTGGAGTTGCTTGATATCGGTAATCTCTTTAGACTGTAATTGTTCAAACTCCTGCTCTAGTCGGCGTAGTGCTAACATACGATCGTCGGGGTTATCGTCAATTAGCAGGATTCTTACGGGATTGTCATTTGTCATTGTTCAGGGAATAGGGAACAGGGAACGGGGAACGGGGAACAGGGAACAGGGAATAGGCAATAGGGAATAGGGAATAGAAATTTATAATTCAGACTAAAGGTTTTTCGTTGAACATTAACCAATATAGGTCAAGGGTACGAATCATTTCTAAAAAATCATGAAAGTTTACAGGTTTCACTAAATAAGAATTCGCGCCCCTATCATACGCTTTATTAATGTCCGGCGTTTCTCTGGATGCCGTTAATACCACCACTAATAGACGTTTTAACCGAGATTGCTGTCGAATCCAAGCTAAAACTTCTAAACCGGATTTACGAGGTAATTTTAAATCGAGTAAGATAAGAGTTGGAATAGGATGGAATTTTAGGTTATCATACGGTGCTTTGCGGTCTAGGTAATTGATTGCCTCCTCTCCATTTGTGACAACTTGCAGTGAATGAGGTAAATCGAGGCGTTTAAATGCACGCTGAATTAAAAAAACGTCATTATCATCATCTTCAACGAGTAAAATATCAGCAGGTTTGCTACTCATAATCTTCTCCATAAAAATTACTCCAAACCTCAAAGACTGAGGAGAACAGGTTTAGTCGCTTATCGGTTTACAGCTAAACCTGATCGGTAAAACTCGCCCTTATTCCATAATAGAGATGTCATGACACGTCTCTACTTTTTGCGCCTCAATCCAAAATCGGCTTCCCTGATGGAGTGATGATTCAACGCCCGAACGCCCTCCTAGACGTTCC
The Coleofasciculus chthonoplastes PCC 7420 DNA segment above includes these coding regions:
- a CDS encoding hybrid sensor histidine kinase/response regulator — its product is MTNDNPVRILLIDDNPDDRMLALRRLEQEFEQLQSKEITDIKQLQQVLAERKFDIVVTDYSLRWSNGLNVLNQVKQQYPDCPVVMFTGTGNEEIAVKAMKSGLDDYIIKSPQHYTRLAAAVRAAWERSKQHQAFKEMQQRYQQLFESVPIGLYRMTPTGQIIEANPTLLQLLGYPSVQALLDTNISKHLVDTQANRLWQSQIDGEGVVRNLEIPMRRCDNTMIWVRYNARAIRNSQGEVMYYEGAIEDVTQRKQAETERTQLLKSEQAARAEAETANRLKDEFLATLSHELRTPLNAILGWAGLLRRKQLSPDKVQRALEVIERNAKSQAQLIDDLLDVSRIIRGNLRLTVIPVDLQQIINAAIDTLQPAADAKSIQIDSFLEPSQTVIKGDSDRLQQIVWNLLSNAIKFTPTHGQVKIYLEWLENAVQIRVQDTGKGVSVDIAPYIFDRFRQAEGSITRSHGGLGLGLAIVRHLVELHGGTVWCESDGDGKGATFIVELPLKPQADAESVGLSTPS
- a CDS encoding response regulator; the protein is MSSKPADILLVEDDDNDVFLIQRAFKRLDLPHSLQVVTNGEEAINYLDRKAPYDNLKFHPIPTLILLDLKLPRKSGLEVLAWIRQQSRLKRLLVVVLTASRETPDINKAYDRGANSYLVKPVNFHDFLEMIRTLDLYWLMFNEKPLV